One part of the Thermococcus radiotolerans genome encodes these proteins:
- a CDS encoding L-threonylcarbamoyladenylate synthase, with the protein MTVVINMRDGLDERGIRIAARFILEGKLVAFPTETVYGLGADALNENAVRRIFEAKGRPADNPLIVHIAEFDDLKKLAGEIPGEAKLLAERFWPGPLTMVLPKREEVPYVTTGGLDTVAVRMPAHPIALALIKASTPIAAPSANISGKPSPTLAEHVIDDFYGRIECIIDGGETKIGVESTVIDLSSERPTLLRPGGLPLEEIEKVIGEVEIHPAVRGKLVDVARSPGMKYRHYSPSAQVIVVEGKRENVRRKIAELVEEYRSKGLRVGVMATEKYEADEFFHLGKTEEEVARNLFRALRELDKRGVDVIIAEGIEERGLGFAVMNRLRKAAGYRIVWA; encoded by the coding sequence ATGACGGTAGTAATCAACATGCGAGATGGGCTTGACGAGAGAGGGATAAGGATAGCCGCGAGGTTCATACTGGAGGGAAAGCTCGTCGCATTTCCCACCGAGACGGTATACGGTCTCGGGGCGGATGCGCTCAACGAAAACGCCGTGAGGAGAATCTTTGAGGCCAAGGGACGGCCGGCCGACAATCCACTCATAGTTCACATCGCAGAATTCGATGACCTAAAAAAGCTCGCGGGAGAAATTCCAGGGGAGGCAAAGCTGCTCGCCGAGAGGTTCTGGCCGGGGCCCCTGACGATGGTCCTGCCGAAGAGGGAGGAGGTTCCGTACGTTACCACCGGCGGCCTCGATACCGTCGCGGTGAGGATGCCGGCGCACCCCATAGCACTCGCCCTCATAAAGGCCAGCACCCCGATTGCGGCGCCGTCGGCAAACATAAGCGGAAAGCCGAGCCCAACGCTGGCGGAGCACGTGATAGACGACTTCTACGGGAGAATCGAGTGCATAATCGACGGCGGCGAAACGAAGATTGGGGTCGAGTCAACGGTTATAGACCTCAGCTCGGAGAGACCGACCCTGCTGAGGCCCGGCGGCCTGCCCCTTGAGGAGATAGAGAAGGTCATAGGGGAGGTCGAGATACATCCCGCCGTCAGGGGCAAGCTGGTCGACGTCGCCCGTTCGCCGGGCATGAAGTACAGGCACTACTCGCCCAGCGCGCAGGTGATAGTTGTCGAGGGGAAGCGCGAAAACGTGAGGAGAAAGATAGCCGAGCTGGTGGAGGAGTATCGTTCCAAGGGCCTGCGCGTTGGGGTCATGGCAACGGAGAAGTACGAGGCGGACGAGTTCTTCCACCTGGGGAAAACCGAGGAGGAAGTTGCGAGAAACCTCTTCAGGGCGCTCAGGGAGCTCGATAAGAGGGGCGTTGACGTGATAATCGCCGAGGGCATCGAGGAGAGGGGCCTTGGATTCGCGGTTATGAACCGCCTGAGAAAGGCAGCAGGGTACAGAATAGTCTGGGCATAG
- a CDS encoding glycosyltransferase family 4 protein, whose product MRILMVGHYPPHGGGVANHLDNLVRELRKRHEVHVLTYGPVEPRSFEAEFVHQVTVPPVYGIRGTTFALLGAKKICRLHREFDFDLIHAHFVGTTSYAAVLAKERTGLSLVVTAHGSDLEHTAKLTLGRFYVKRTLANADAVIAVSHWLAGKAASLGAGRVRVVPNGVKPLQPAEGRREYITFIGALRDYKSPETFIELARVFPNEKFLVVGDGPLRRRLQATAPPNVEFAGYRHDVGAVLSRSRLLVLPSRREGFGLVVLEANSLGVPAVGRRVSAIPELIREGKNGLTFESFEELVNAVKRLLEPKFNARAGALGRKIAGLYTWSAVAREVERVYEEVAG is encoded by the coding sequence ATGCGGATTCTGATGGTAGGACACTACCCACCCCATGGCGGAGGCGTTGCGAACCACCTGGACAACCTCGTGAGGGAGCTAAGGAAGCGCCACGAGGTTCACGTTCTCACCTACGGGCCAGTAGAGCCGAGGAGCTTCGAGGCTGAGTTCGTGCATCAAGTCACCGTTCCTCCTGTATACGGGATCAGAGGGACGACCTTTGCCCTGCTGGGGGCAAAGAAAATATGCAGACTCCACCGGGAATTTGACTTCGATTTGATTCACGCCCACTTTGTGGGAACGACCAGCTACGCCGCGGTCCTCGCGAAAGAAAGAACCGGACTGTCCCTGGTGGTCACTGCCCACGGCAGCGATCTGGAGCACACGGCGAAGCTAACCCTGGGGCGGTTCTACGTCAAGAGAACGCTGGCCAATGCCGATGCAGTCATAGCCGTCAGCCACTGGCTAGCGGGAAAGGCCGCCTCCCTGGGTGCGGGAAGGGTCAGGGTCGTGCCCAACGGGGTGAAACCTCTCCAGCCGGCGGAGGGGAGGAGGGAGTACATCACGTTCATCGGTGCGCTCAGGGACTACAAGAGCCCGGAGACATTCATAGAGCTGGCACGCGTCTTTCCGAACGAAAAGTTTCTGGTCGTCGGCGACGGTCCCCTCAGGAGAAGGCTCCAAGCGACCGCACCTCCGAACGTTGAGTTCGCCGGTTATCGCCACGACGTTGGCGCAGTACTGTCCAGGAGCAGGCTTCTGGTTCTGCCGTCCAGGAGGGAGGGCTTCGGTCTGGTAGTGCTGGAGGCCAACAGCCTAGGCGTCCCCGCGGTGGGAAGGCGCGTGAGCGCGATCCCGGAGCTTATACGCGAGGGGAAGAACGGTCTCACCTTTGAGAGCTTCGAGGAGCTGGTCAATGCCGTGAAAAGACTCCTCGAACCCAAGTTCAACGCCAGGGCGGGAGCCCTTGGAAGGAAGATAGCCGGCTTGTACACGTGGAGTGCCGTCGCCCGAGAGGTCGAGAGGGTCTACGAGGAAGTCGCTGGGTAA
- a CDS encoding cell wall-binding repeat-containing protein — translation MIGKKGLVIFISFIFILGAVPLPRASAEETRLVILVSDNEADWAIAQNVADLLGAHLIVSPWGTYDPAVSAEILSVEPERVIIVGGPVAIPEEYTKDFDEFGIPYERWYGETRYETNLVVIQALKEEFPEAFDEIGTVVIANGRDALAIEGYLRAMKLMPYEFKGKPILVLTDEGRENVTITALERFMHVSEVKYAATYSGREKPMFPLNREKIDAWMKSHFAAYNEDNLVQSPTREEVYSLLINVQNKTGRAEGLLDGLQIPAARKKLEEAKTALNAAWDAYNSGEYSRAYQLAMMASFNADFVISRAYREMRTVYQGLPNMQLQMEIQQFEIMAKVLKRKGYDVSELESLISQAKEALKQGKYSLLLNELIPEIKDTLAKLTTKRPSPGTPGRKNHGRP, via the coding sequence GTGATAGGTAAAAAAGGCCTTGTAATCTTCATCAGCTTTATCTTCATCCTGGGTGCCGTGCCCCTTCCCCGCGCGTCCGCGGAGGAGACCCGGCTGGTCATCCTGGTCAGCGACAACGAGGCCGACTGGGCGATAGCCCAGAACGTGGCCGACCTCCTGGGGGCGCACCTTATAGTCAGCCCCTGGGGCACCTACGACCCCGCGGTGAGCGCCGAGATACTCAGCGTCGAGCCCGAGAGGGTGATAATCGTAGGCGGCCCTGTGGCGATACCTGAGGAGTACACAAAGGATTTTGATGAGTTTGGAATCCCGTACGAGCGCTGGTACGGCGAAACCAGATACGAGACGAACCTCGTAGTAATCCAGGCGCTCAAGGAGGAGTTCCCGGAGGCCTTCGACGAGATAGGAACCGTCGTCATAGCCAACGGCCGTGATGCCCTTGCTATTGAGGGCTACCTGAGGGCCATGAAACTTATGCCGTACGAGTTCAAAGGAAAGCCGATTCTCGTACTGACTGACGAGGGCAGGGAAAACGTGACGATAACCGCCCTGGAGCGCTTTATGCACGTATCCGAGGTCAAATACGCGGCGACTTATTCTGGTCGGGAGAAGCCGATGTTCCCGCTGAACCGTGAGAAGATAGACGCCTGGATGAAGAGCCACTTCGCCGCCTACAACGAAGACAACCTCGTCCAGTCCCCCACGAGGGAGGAGGTCTACTCCCTGCTCATCAACGTCCAGAACAAGACGGGCCGCGCCGAGGGGCTCCTTGATGGACTCCAGATACCCGCCGCAAGGAAGAAACTCGAAGAGGCGAAGACTGCCCTGAACGCTGCATGGGACGCGTACAACTCCGGTGAATATTCCAGGGCATACCAGCTTGCCATGATGGCGAGCTTCAACGCGGACTTCGTCATATCGCGGGCGTACCGCGAGATGAGAACTGTGTACCAGGGTCTGCCAAACATGCAGCTGCAGATGGAGATTCAGCAGTTCGAGATTATGGCCAAGGTCCTCAAGAGGAAGGGCTACGACGTGAGTGAACTGGAGTCCCTCATCAGCCAGGCGAAGGAGGCCCTTAAGCAGGGCAAATACTCCCTCCTCCTCAACGAGCTAATCCCCGAGATAAAGGACACCCTAGCCAAACTGACGACCAAGAGACCCTCGCCCGGAACGCCTGGCAGAAAGAACCACGGGAGACCATAA